One segment of Pseudomonas sp. FP2196 DNA contains the following:
- a CDS encoding RnfABCDGE type electron transport complex subunit G, with translation MNRTASVLILLLLAGVGTGATYLVQRSNAPQIAAEQRLLDSRKLLDVLASETYDNQPLQQPLALADIALSHSTLSGGYRATNAGQTVAVLLRSQSQGYAGSIELLIAIDASGKLLGVKTLKQTETPALGGVIGDWPNTWLQAFVGKSSNEPTDSGWALKKDQGQFDQIAGATITSRAAINAIHDALRYFDEHRAALLGSET, from the coding sequence ATGAACCGCACGGCCAGCGTACTCATACTGCTGCTATTGGCCGGAGTCGGCACCGGTGCGACGTATCTGGTGCAACGCAGCAATGCGCCGCAAATTGCTGCCGAGCAACGTCTGCTCGACAGTCGCAAACTGCTCGATGTGCTCGCTTCAGAAACTTATGACAATCAACCGCTGCAGCAGCCGCTGGCATTGGCCGACATTGCCTTGAGCCACAGCACGCTCAGCGGCGGTTATCGCGCGACCAATGCCGGACAAACGGTTGCAGTGCTGCTGCGTAGTCAATCGCAGGGTTATGCCGGGAGCATCGAGTTGCTGATTGCCATTGATGCGAGCGGAAAATTGTTGGGCGTGAAAACCCTCAAACAAACCGAAACCCCGGCGCTTGGTGGCGTGATCGGCGACTGGCCTAACACTTGGCTACAGGCATTCGTTGGCAAATCGAGTAACGAGCCGACGGATTCAGGTTGGGCGTTGAAAAAGGATCAGGGGCAATTTGATCAAATAGCCGGTGCAACCATCACGTCCCGCGCGGCGATCAACGCAATCCATGATGCGCTGCGATACTTCGATGAGCATCGCGCGGCGTTGCTGGGAAGTGAAACATGA
- the apbC gene encoding iron-sulfur cluster carrier protein ApbC has product MSAVTRAAVEAVLSQYTDPYLNQDPVSAGCVKNIEIIGDRVNVQLEIGYAAGLFKSGWAQLLQLAIENIDGVVIARVEVNSVIAAHKAQAQIPGLANVKNVVAVASGKGGVGKSTTAANLALALAREGAKVGILDADIYGPSQGIMFGIPERTRPEVKDQKWFVPLKAHGVEVMSMAFLTDDNTPMVWRGPMVSGALLQLVTQTAWGDLDYLVIDMPPGTGDIQLTLAQKVPVAGAVIVTTPQDLALLDARKGVEMFRKVNIPVLGVVENMAVHICSNCGHAEHLFGEGGGEKLATQYGVELLASLPLSMLIREQADGGKPTVIAEPDSQIAMVYQELARHVGARIVLQEAATPAMPNITISDD; this is encoded by the coding sequence ATGAGTGCCGTCACTCGCGCAGCGGTGGAAGCCGTCCTCAGCCAATACACTGACCCTTACCTGAACCAGGACCCGGTCAGCGCCGGTTGCGTGAAAAACATCGAGATCATCGGTGATCGCGTCAATGTCCAACTGGAAATCGGTTATGCCGCCGGTCTGTTCAAGAGCGGCTGGGCGCAATTGCTGCAACTGGCCATCGAAAACATCGACGGCGTGGTGATCGCCAGGGTTGAAGTCAACAGTGTTATTGCCGCGCACAAGGCGCAGGCACAGATTCCGGGACTGGCCAACGTCAAGAACGTGGTCGCCGTGGCGTCGGGCAAGGGCGGCGTGGGCAAATCGACCACCGCGGCCAACCTCGCACTGGCATTGGCTCGTGAAGGCGCCAAGGTCGGGATTCTTGACGCCGATATCTATGGCCCGAGCCAGGGCATCATGTTCGGCATCCCCGAGCGCACTCGCCCAGAGGTCAAGGATCAGAAGTGGTTCGTGCCGCTCAAGGCCCACGGTGTCGAAGTCATGTCGATGGCGTTCCTGACCGACGACAACACGCCAATGGTCTGGCGCGGGCCGATGGTTTCCGGCGCGCTGCTGCAACTGGTCACGCAAACCGCGTGGGGCGATCTGGATTATCTGGTCATCGACATGCCGCCAGGTACCGGTGACATCCAACTGACTCTGGCGCAGAAAGTCCCGGTGGCTGGCGCCGTGATCGTCACCACCCCGCAGGATCTGGCGCTGCTCGACGCGCGCAAAGGCGTGGAGATGTTCCGCAAGGTCAACATCCCGGTGCTCGGTGTGGTTGAAAACATGGCTGTGCACATCTGCTCGAACTGCGGCCATGCCGAGCATCTGTTCGGTGAGGGCGGTGGTGAGAAGCTGGCGACTCAATACGGCGTCGAACTGCTGGCTTCGCTGCCGTTGTCGATGCTGATCCGCGAACAGGCCGATGGCGGCAAGCCAACGGTAATCGCCGAGCCGGACAGTCAGATTGCCATGGTCTATCAGGAACTGGCCCGACACGTTGGCGCGCGGATTGTGTTGCAGGAAGCGGCAACCCCGGCGATGCCGAACATCACCATCAGCGACGATTGA
- the nth gene encoding endonuclease III, translated as MNAAKRLEIFRRLHEDNPEPKTELAYSSPFELLIAVILSAQSTDVGVNKATAKLFPIANTPAAIYALGVEGLSEYIKTIGLYNSKAKNVIETCRMLVERHNSEVPQTREELEALPGVGRKTANVVLNTAFRQLTMAVDTHIFRVSNRTGIAPGKNVVEVENKLMKFVPKEFLLDSHHWLILHGRYVCLARKPRCGSCRIEDLCEYKAKTSDD; from the coding sequence ATGAATGCCGCAAAACGTCTTGAGATCTTTCGCCGACTGCATGAAGACAATCCCGAGCCGAAAACCGAACTGGCCTACTCCTCGCCCTTCGAATTGCTGATTGCGGTGATCCTCTCGGCGCAGTCGACTGATGTCGGCGTCAACAAGGCGACGGCGAAGTTGTTCCCGATCGCCAACACCCCGGCGGCGATATATGCGCTGGGTGTCGAAGGCCTCTCCGAATACATCAAGACCATCGGCCTCTACAACAGCAAGGCCAAGAACGTCATCGAGACCTGCCGCATGCTGGTCGAACGCCACAACAGTGAAGTGCCGCAAACGCGTGAAGAGCTGGAGGCCTTGCCCGGCGTGGGCCGAAAGACCGCAAACGTGGTGCTGAATACGGCGTTCCGTCAACTGACCATGGCCGTCGACACGCACATTTTCCGGGTCAGCAACCGCACTGGCATTGCACCGGGCAAAAACGTGGTTGAAGTGGAAAACAAGCTGATGAAATTTGTGCCCAAGGAATTTCTGCTCGACTCCCACCATTGGCTGATTCTTCACGGACGCTACGTTTGCCTGGCGCGCAAGCCACGCTGTGGCAGTTGCAGGATCGAAGACTTGTGCGAGTACAAGGCCAAAACATCGGACGATTGA
- a CDS encoding Rnf-Nqr domain containing protein: MNLSNALMLVLLLGTTQTLAGALGTLMMFAFVVLVYGVCMAPLRSRLNGSCALLASLLLAATLTSCVEIFAQRFYLPWHQNFGLYAGLIALQCVVLEQHGFFRQTRIERLKLCGLFSTLMLVLAVMRELLGHGSLGRGLSEHWQGLVLFSEGLHLLTLVPGAFIVLGLLLAARQAWTRSNSIPKETHRP; the protein is encoded by the coding sequence ATGAATCTGTCGAACGCTCTGATGCTGGTCCTGCTACTTGGCACCACACAAACGCTGGCCGGTGCGCTGGGCACGCTGATGATGTTTGCCTTCGTCGTGTTGGTCTATGGCGTCTGCATGGCCCCCCTGCGTTCTCGCCTGAACGGTTCATGTGCGTTGCTGGCAAGCCTGTTGCTCGCCGCCACGCTGACCAGTTGTGTGGAAATTTTTGCGCAACGCTTTTATCTGCCCTGGCATCAGAACTTTGGTCTTTATGCTGGCCTGATTGCCTTGCAGTGCGTGGTGCTGGAACAGCATGGATTTTTCCGCCAGACGCGGATCGAGCGGCTCAAACTCTGCGGTTTGTTCAGCACATTGATGCTGGTACTCGCCGTGATGCGTGAACTCCTCGGTCATGGCAGCCTCGGTCGCGGCCTGTCAGAACACTGGCAAGGTCTTGTTTTATTCAGTGAGGGGCTGCACCTGCTCACTCTGGTTCCCGGCGCCTTCATCGTATTGGGGCTGCTGCTCGCGGCCCGCCAGGCGTGGACTCGCTCGAACTCAATTCCCAAGGAAACGCATCGCCCATGA
- a CDS encoding PA3496 family putative envelope integrity protein, producing the protein MSSDKEQLDVDDDVDTADADAEEPVVEVAKTNLSKRRTIDNLLEERRLQRRLADYDFDL; encoded by the coding sequence ATGAGTAGCGACAAAGAGCAACTGGACGTAGACGACGACGTTGACACCGCAGACGCTGACGCTGAGGAACCGGTAGTCGAAGTCGCCAAAACCAATCTGAGCAAACGCCGCACTATCGACAATCTGCTTGAAGAGCGCCGACTACAAAGGCGATTGGCCGATTACGACTTTGATCTCTGA
- the rsxB gene encoding electron transport complex subunit RsxB, with protein sequence MSLIKRIDALLPQTQCGKCGHPGCKPYAQGIAEGEPINKCPPGGDETVAALAELLKVPVLELDISRGSAPPQVAYIREAECIGCTKCIQACPIDAIVGAAKLMHTVIIDECTGCDLCVAPCPVDCIEMHPLPLGTLPVVGGLAFSLEEQRARAAKRDHARQRFERRNDRLLREEQQKQAEREARAKKAAQPEVTATDPVQAALERVRAQKTATADAALKKAKIDVAMSRAQLHKSLKAFGHPPTFEQQSQLIVLQQQFEAAEQALVKLESNAPGVPVAPVPAKDADLKRAKIQLAMRRAELKKAQTAEAHAQQIATLEQALRDAEQALHAAEAASDQPVPDLVRVEKHPIDSQLRQLKTELAYARADLNKLERRADTPGETLDKARARLQDAERQVQDHVAP encoded by the coding sequence ATGAGTCTGATTAAACGCATCGATGCCCTGCTGCCCCAGACCCAATGCGGCAAATGCGGCCACCCCGGATGCAAACCCTACGCACAAGGCATCGCCGAGGGCGAGCCGATCAACAAGTGTCCGCCGGGCGGTGACGAAACCGTCGCGGCACTGGCCGAGCTGCTGAAAGTGCCGGTGCTGGAACTGGATATCAGCCGTGGCTCCGCACCGCCGCAAGTCGCCTATATCCGCGAAGCCGAATGCATCGGCTGCACCAAGTGCATTCAGGCCTGCCCGATCGACGCGATCGTTGGTGCCGCCAAATTGATGCACACGGTGATCATCGACGAATGCACCGGTTGCGACCTCTGCGTGGCGCCTTGCCCGGTGGACTGCATCGAAATGCATCCGCTGCCGCTCGGCACGCTGCCGGTGGTCGGTGGCCTGGCCTTCAGCCTTGAAGAACAGCGCGCCCGCGCCGCCAAACGCGATCACGCCCGCCAGCGCTTTGAGCGACGCAACGATCGCTTGCTGCGCGAAGAACAACAGAAGCAGGCTGAGCGAGAGGCTCGAGCGAAAAAAGCGGCGCAACCTGAAGTCACTGCAACTGACCCGGTGCAGGCTGCACTTGAGCGTGTGCGCGCGCAGAAAACCGCGACCGCCGATGCAGCGTTGAAAAAAGCCAAGATTGATGTGGCGATGAGCCGCGCACAATTGCATAAATCCCTGAAAGCCTTCGGCCATCCGCCGACTTTTGAGCAGCAGTCGCAATTGATCGTCTTGCAGCAGCAATTCGAAGCGGCCGAACAGGCTCTGGTAAAACTTGAAAGCAACGCACCCGGCGTTCCGGTCGCGCCAGTCCCGGCGAAGGACGCTGATCTGAAACGGGCGAAGATCCAGTTGGCCATGCGCCGCGCCGAGCTGAAAAAGGCCCAGACCGCCGAGGCGCATGCACAGCAGATCGCAACGCTGGAACAGGCCCTGCGTGACGCCGAGCAGGCGCTGCACGCGGCCGAAGCCGCCAGTGATCAGCCAGTGCCTGACCTCGTACGCGTGGAAAAACACCCGATCGACAGCCAGCTTCGACAGCTGAAAACCGAATTGGCCTACGCCCGCGCCGACCTCAATAAACTCGAACGCCGCGCCGACACGCCGGGTGAAACCCTCGACAAGGCCCGCGCCCGCCTGCAAGACGCCGAGCGCCAGGTGCAAGACCATGTCGCCCCTTGA
- a CDS encoding RnfABCDGE type electron transport complex subunit D: protein MSPLETPDDRLQQAMKLVLLAMLPGLLALFWMYGWGVLINLLLAVSGALIVETGVSRLRRQPLQPTLSDGSALVSATLLAVALPPYCPWWLTVIAIASGLLFGKHLYGGVGKNPFNPAMLGFALAIVMFPQPMTHWPAQGIALLDTVQQVFNPSQAPDAWVQATALDSLRINKSLTIDELFAANPAFGRFGGRGVEWVNLAFLAGGLFLLQRRVFGWHAPVGMLASLFVVSLLFWNGSGSNSHGSPLFHLLSGATMLGAFFIITEPVSGAKSALARLLFGVGVGLLTYLIRTWGGYPDGVAFAVLLMNLCVPALERFAANRQAQVTP from the coding sequence ATGTCGCCCCTTGAGACGCCGGACGATCGCCTGCAACAGGCGATGAAGCTGGTGCTGTTGGCCATGCTGCCGGGGCTGCTGGCGCTGTTCTGGATGTACGGTTGGGGGGTGTTGATCAACTTGTTGTTGGCCGTCAGCGGCGCATTGATCGTCGAGACTGGCGTCTCACGCCTGCGCCGACAGCCTTTGCAGCCGACGCTGAGCGACGGCAGCGCACTGGTCAGCGCCACACTGCTCGCCGTCGCCCTGCCGCCTTATTGCCCGTGGTGGCTGACGGTGATCGCGATTGCTTCTGGCTTGCTGTTTGGAAAACACCTGTACGGTGGTGTTGGCAAAAACCCATTCAACCCGGCCATGCTCGGTTTTGCGCTGGCCATTGTGATGTTCCCGCAGCCGATGACGCACTGGCCGGCCCAAGGCATAGCCCTGCTCGACACCGTGCAGCAGGTGTTCAATCCAAGTCAGGCACCTGACGCTTGGGTTCAGGCGACAGCACTGGACAGCCTGCGCATCAACAAAAGCCTGACCATCGATGAACTGTTCGCCGCCAATCCAGCCTTCGGGCGCTTCGGCGGACGTGGCGTGGAATGGGTGAATCTGGCGTTTCTCGCCGGCGGGCTGTTTTTGCTGCAACGTCGGGTGTTCGGCTGGCATGCACCGGTTGGCATGCTTGCCAGCCTGTTCGTGGTCAGCCTGCTGTTCTGGAACGGCTCTGGCTCGAATTCACACGGTTCGCCACTGTTCCATCTGCTGAGCGGGGCGACCATGCTCGGCGCGTTTTTCATCATTACCGAACCGGTATCCGGGGCAAAAAGCGCGCTCGCTCGCCTGCTGTTTGGTGTCGGTGTCGGGCTGCTGACTTATCTGATCCGCACCTGGGGCGGTTACCCGGACGGTGTCGCGTTTGCGGTGTTGCTGATGAATCTCTGCGTGCCGGCGCTGGAGCGTTTTGCCGCAAACCGACAAGCACAGGTGACCCCATGA
- a CDS encoding co-chaperone GroES has product MKLRPLHDRVVIRRSEEEKKTAGGIVLPGSAAEKANHGVIVAAGPGKTLENGEVRALAVKVGDKVVFGPYSGSNTVKVDGEDLLVMSENEILAVIEG; this is encoded by the coding sequence ATGAAGCTTCGTCCTCTGCATGACCGCGTCGTTATCCGTCGCAGCGAAGAAGAAAAGAAAACCGCTGGCGGTATCGTCCTGCCAGGTTCGGCTGCTGAAAAAGCCAACCACGGTGTGATCGTCGCTGCAGGCCCAGGCAAGACTCTGGAAAACGGTGAAGTACGTGCGCTGGCCGTTAAAGTCGGCGACAAGGTTGTGTTCGGTCCTTACTCCGGCAGCAACACTGTGAAAGTCGACGGCGAAGACCTGCTGGTAATGAGCGAGAACGAAATCCTCGCTGTTATCGAAGGCTGA
- a CDS encoding FxsA family protein translates to MRPFLLLFLLFPVLELFVFVKVAGAIGFFPALLLIVLGSMFGVFVLRVAGLATALRARESLNRGELPAQTMLEGLMLALAGGLLILPGFISDVVGLVMLLPFTRRLLANKMRQRAEDQAMRQRAFADDLQPRGGPAPREPIGREGDVIEGEFEHRDSK, encoded by the coding sequence ATGCGCCCTTTTTTGTTGCTCTTTCTGCTGTTTCCGGTGCTGGAGCTGTTCGTATTCGTCAAAGTGGCAGGGGCTATCGGGTTTTTCCCGGCCCTGCTGCTGATCGTTCTCGGCTCGATGTTCGGTGTGTTCGTGCTGCGCGTCGCCGGTCTGGCCACCGCACTGCGTGCCCGTGAAAGCCTGAATCGCGGTGAACTGCCTGCGCAAACCATGCTTGAAGGCCTGATGCTGGCACTGGCCGGTGGGCTGTTGATCCTGCCGGGTTTCATCAGCGACGTGGTCGGTCTGGTGATGCTGCTGCCGTTCACCCGTCGTCTGCTGGCGAACAAAATGCGCCAGCGCGCCGAAGATCAGGCCATGCGTCAGCGTGCCTTTGCTGACGACCTGCAACCCCGTGGCGGTCCTGCACCGCGCGAGCCTATTGGCCGCGAAGGTGATGTGATCGAAGGCGAGTTCGAACACCGCGACAGTAAATAA
- a CDS encoding electron transport complex protein RnfA has product MTELVLTLFSAALLNNFVLHWPLGVDPLLASRRRQVHALGLATLCLMVVVGVFSYAVWHWLLVPLQLEALRLFVFLPLSVLLIAPILKLLARGLPDWPFDGLWPLLLGNAGVLGLALINAQNDQGLLQATAISLGAGLGFWLVLSLFSDLRERSADNDIPLPFRGLPIDLISAGLMAVIFLGFSGLIKT; this is encoded by the coding sequence ATGACCGAACTCGTGCTTACGCTTTTCAGTGCTGCGCTGCTCAACAACTTCGTGTTGCACTGGCCGCTGGGCGTCGATCCGTTATTGGCCAGCCGTCGCCGACAAGTGCATGCGCTGGGGCTGGCGACGTTGTGCCTGATGGTGGTGGTCGGCGTATTCAGTTACGCGGTCTGGCACTGGCTGTTGGTGCCGCTGCAACTTGAAGCGCTGCGTCTGTTCGTGTTTCTGCCGCTGAGCGTTCTGTTGATCGCACCGATCCTGAAATTGCTGGCGCGCGGACTGCCCGACTGGCCATTCGATGGATTGTGGCCGTTATTGCTGGGCAATGCCGGCGTGCTCGGCCTGGCGCTGATCAATGCGCAGAACGATCAGGGCCTGTTGCAGGCGACGGCGATAAGTCTCGGTGCCGGGTTGGGTTTCTGGCTGGTGCTGAGTCTGTTCAGTGATTTGCGCGAACGCAGCGCCGACAACGATATTCCCCTGCCCTTTCGCGGTTTGCCGATCGATCTGATCAGCGCCGGACTGATGGCTGTGATTTTTCTCGGATTCAGTGGACTGATCAAAACATGA
- a CDS encoding HugZ family protein: MSVEVAKNARELLLKEYRGVLSTHSKSMPGFPFGSVVPYCLDEQGRPLILISRIAQHTHNLQKDPKCSMLVGEREADDVQAVGRLTYLAEAQKLEDTASIEAAAERYYRYFPDSQNYHKAHDFDFWVLNPVRHRYIGGFGAIHWIDQLTLANPFAGKAEISMVEHMNSDHAKAIAHYVDLAGLPKTVPAQLAGIDSEGMHLRIGQALYWLPFQAPCHTPIQVREALVSLAHAEVWPKNAVADA, translated from the coding sequence TTGAGCGTTGAAGTGGCGAAGAATGCCCGAGAATTGCTTCTCAAGGAATACCGGGGAGTGCTGTCGACCCACTCCAAATCAATGCCCGGTTTTCCCTTTGGCTCCGTCGTGCCGTATTGCCTGGACGAGCAGGGCCGGCCGCTGATCCTGATCAGCCGCATCGCCCAGCACACGCACAATCTGCAAAAAGACCCGAAATGCTCGATGCTGGTGGGTGAGCGCGAGGCTGATGACGTTCAAGCCGTTGGTCGCCTGACCTATCTTGCCGAAGCGCAAAAGCTTGAAGACACCGCCAGCATTGAAGCGGCGGCCGAGCGGTATTACCGCTATTTCCCCGATTCGCAGAACTACCACAAGGCCCACGACTTCGATTTCTGGGTACTGAACCCGGTGCGCCATCGCTATATCGGCGGTTTTGGTGCGATTCACTGGATCGATCAGCTGACCCTGGCCAACCCGTTTGCCGGCAAAGCCGAGATCAGCATGGTCGAGCACATGAACAGCGACCACGCCAAGGCCATCGCGCACTACGTCGATCTGGCCGGGCTGCCGAAAACCGTGCCGGCGCAACTGGCCGGGATCGACAGCGAAGGCATGCACCTGCGCATCGGTCAGGCACTGTACTGGCTTCCGTTTCAAGCGCCATGTCATACGCCGATACAAGTGCGCGAAGCCTTGGTTTCTCTGGCTCACGCAGAGGTTTGGCCAAAAAATGCGGTGGCCGACGCTTGA
- a CDS encoding SDR family oxidoreductase, whose product MQLNDKVIIITGGCQGLGRSMAEYFAGKGAKLALVDLNQEKLDDAVAACKAKGVEARSYLCNVANEEQVEHMVAQVAEDFGAIHGLINNAGILRDGLLLKVKDGEMTKMSLAQWQAVIDVNLTGVFLCTREVAAKMVELKNSGAIINISSISRAGNVGQTNYSAAKAGVAAATVTWAKELARYGIRVAGIAPGFIETEMTLGMKPEALEKMTAGIPLKRMGKPEEIAHSAAYIFENDYYTGRILEMDGGLRI is encoded by the coding sequence ATGCAACTCAACGACAAAGTAATCATTATCACTGGCGGTTGCCAGGGTTTGGGCCGCTCGATGGCGGAGTATTTCGCCGGTAAAGGCGCGAAGCTGGCTCTGGTCGATCTGAACCAGGAAAAACTCGACGACGCAGTCGCGGCCTGCAAGGCCAAGGGCGTCGAGGCGCGCAGCTACCTGTGCAACGTTGCCAATGAAGAACAGGTCGAGCACATGGTTGCTCAGGTCGCCGAGGATTTCGGCGCGATCCACGGTTTGATCAACAACGCCGGGATTCTGCGTGACGGCCTGCTGCTCAAGGTCAAGGACGGCGAAATGACCAAGATGAGCCTGGCCCAGTGGCAAGCGGTGATCGACGTCAACCTGACCGGCGTGTTCCTGTGCACCCGTGAAGTGGCAGCAAAAATGGTCGAGCTGAAAAACAGCGGCGCGATCATCAACATCTCGTCGATCTCCCGCGCGGGCAACGTAGGCCAGACCAACTACTCCGCCGCCAAGGCCGGTGTGGCGGCAGCGACCGTGACCTGGGCAAAAGAGCTGGCGCGGTATGGCATTCGTGTGGCGGGCATTGCCCCGGGCTTCATCGAAACCGAGATGACCCTGGGCATGAAGCCCGAAGCGCTGGAGAAGATGACCGCGGGGATCCCGCTCAAGCGCATGGGCAAGCCGGAAGAGATCGCCCATTCTGCGGCGTACATCTTCGAGAACGACTACTACACCGGTCGGATTCTGGAGATGGATGGCGGGTTGCGGATCTAA
- the metG gene encoding methionine--tRNA ligase, with the protein MSEPRKILVTSALPYANGSIHLGHMLEYIQTDMWVRFQKHRGNQCIYVCADDAHGSAIMLRAEKEGITPEQLIANVQAEHSADFAEFLVDFDNFHSTHAEENRELSSQIYLKLRDAGHIAQRSITQYFDPEKKMFLADRFIKGTCPKCGTEDQYGDNCEKCGATYAPTDLKDPKSAISGATPVLKDSQHFFFKLPDFQEMLQAWTRSGTLQDAVANKIAEWLDAGLQQWDISRDAPYFGFEIPGEPGKYFYVWLDAPIGYMASFKNLCDRTPELDFDAFWAKDSTAELYHFIGKDIVNFHALFWPAMLEGAGYRKPTGINVHGYLTVNGQKMSKSRGTFIKARTYLDHLSPEYLRYYYAAKLGRGVDDLDLNLEDFVQKVNSDLVGKVVNIASRCAGFIQKGNAGLLVDNNAAPELTEAFLAAAPSIADAYEARDFARAMRETMALADRANAWIADKAPWSLNKQEGKQDEVQAICATGINLFRQLVIFLKPVLPLLAADAEAFLNVAPLTWNDHTTLLANHQLNEFKPLMTRIDPVKVQAMSDASKEDLTASQTDTGAAAPAGNGELAKDPLSPEIDFDAFAAIDLRVALIVKAEHVEGADKLLRLTLDIGDEQRNVFSGIKSAYPDPSKLDGRLTMMIANLKPRKMKFGISEGMVMAAGPGGEEIYLLSPDSGAKPGQRIK; encoded by the coding sequence ATGTCCGAACCACGCAAGATCCTCGTCACCAGCGCCCTGCCCTACGCCAACGGTTCGATTCACCTTGGCCACATGCTGGAATATATCCAGACCGATATGTGGGTGCGCTTCCAGAAGCATCGCGGCAATCAATGCATTTATGTCTGCGCCGACGACGCCCACGGTTCGGCGATCATGCTGCGCGCGGAAAAGGAAGGCATCACCCCGGAACAACTGATCGCCAACGTGCAGGCTGAACACAGCGCCGACTTTGCCGAGTTCCTGGTCGACTTCGACAACTTCCACTCCACTCACGCCGAAGAAAACCGTGAGCTGTCGAGCCAGATCTACCTCAAGCTGCGTGACGCCGGGCACATTGCCCAACGCTCGATCACCCAGTATTTCGACCCGGAAAAGAAAATGTTCCTGGCCGACCGCTTCATCAAGGGCACCTGCCCGAAATGCGGCACCGAAGACCAGTACGGCGACAACTGCGAAAAATGCGGCGCAACCTACGCACCAACTGACCTGAAGGATCCGAAGTCGGCCATCTCGGGCGCCACCCCGGTGCTCAAGGATTCCCAGCACTTCTTCTTCAAGCTCCCGGACTTCCAGGAAATGCTGCAGGCATGGACCCGCAGCGGCACCCTGCAAGACGCCGTAGCCAACAAGATCGCCGAGTGGCTGGACGCCGGCCTGCAACAGTGGGACATCTCCCGCGATGCGCCGTACTTCGGTTTCGAGATCCCGGGCGAGCCGGGCAAGTATTTCTACGTGTGGCTGGACGCGCCAATCGGCTACATGGCCAGCTTCAAGAACCTTTGCGACCGCACGCCGGAGCTGGACTTCGATGCGTTCTGGGCCAAGGATTCCACCGCCGAGCTGTACCACTTCATCGGCAAGGACATCGTCAACTTCCACGCGCTGTTCTGGCCGGCGATGCTCGAAGGCGCGGGCTACCGCAAGCCGACCGGCATCAACGTACACGGCTACCTGACCGTCAATGGTCAGAAGATGTCCAAGTCCCGCGGCACCTTCATCAAGGCCCGTACCTACCTGGATCACCTGTCGCCGGAATACCTGCGCTACTACTACGCGGCCAAACTGGGCCGAGGCGTCGATGACCTCGACCTGAACCTCGAAGACTTCGTACAGAAGGTCAACTCTGACCTGGTCGGCAAAGTGGTCAACATCGCCAGCCGTTGCGCCGGGTTCATTCAGAAAGGCAACGCCGGCCTGTTGGTCGACAACAATGCCGCGCCAGAGCTGACCGAAGCTTTCCTCGCCGCCGCGCCAAGCATTGCCGACGCCTATGAAGCCCGCGACTTCGCCCGCGCGATGCGTGAAACCATGGCGCTGGCCGACCGCGCCAACGCCTGGATCGCCGACAAGGCGCCATGGTCGCTGAACAAGCAGGAAGGCAAGCAGGATGAAGTCCAGGCGATCTGCGCCACCGGCATCAACCTGTTCCGCCAACTGGTGATCTTCCTCAAACCGGTGCTGCCGCTGCTGGCCGCCGATGCCGAGGCATTCCTCAACGTCGCGCCGCTGACCTGGAACGACCACACTACCCTGCTGGCCAACCATCAGCTCAACGAGTTCAAGCCGCTGATGACCCGCATCGACCCGGTAAAAGTGCAAGCCATGAGCGACGCCTCCAAAGAAGACCTGACTGCCAGCCAGACCGACACCGGTGCTGCCGCCCCGGCAGGTAACGGCGAACTGGCCAAGGATCCGCTGTCGCCGGAAATCGACTTCGATGCCTTTGCCGCGATCGACCTGCGCGTCGCACTGATCGTCAAGGCTGAACACGTGGAAGGTGCTGACAAGCTGCTGCGCCTGACCCTGGACATCGGTGACGAGCAACGCAACGTGTTCTCGGGGATCAAGAGTGCTTATCCGGACCCGTCCAAGCTCGACGGTCGCCTGACCATGATGATCGCCAACCTCAAGCCACGGAAAATGAAGTTCGGTATCTCCGAAGGCATGGTGATGGCGGCAGGGCCTGGCGGTGAAGAAATTTACCTGCTGAGCCCGGACAGCGGCGCCAAGCCGGGTCAGCGCATCAAGTAA